In the Desulfobacterales bacterium genome, one interval contains:
- a CDS encoding DUF3299 domain-containing protein, which translates to MKKFIPILIIICTLFYLSAFAEQVRKLSWQDLVPAHLLSEDPLAKLTDEQKNMVYWVINTLDNLPERGPETEEYYQEIDQAIPELKKAGIDIKELMAKRKILQTSIVEELNGQRVRIPGYLLPLEMFETKVKEFLLVPYVGACIHVPPPPPNQIVHVNIVGKEGYRLKSMYEPVWVSGEISVKSVVRDLYLVDGSAAINIGYTMQANRIEPYKE; encoded by the coding sequence ATGAAAAAATTCATTCCGATATTAATCATTATTTGCACATTATTTTATCTTTCTGCTTTTGCTGAACAGGTTCGCAAGCTGTCGTGGCAGGATTTAGTGCCTGCGCACCTTTTATCTGAAGATCCGCTGGCGAAGTTAACCGATGAACAAAAAAACATGGTCTATTGGGTCATCAATACACTCGATAACCTACCAGAGAGAGGGCCGGAAACGGAAGAATACTACCAGGAAATCGACCAAGCCATACCAGAGCTGAAAAAAGCGGGAATTGACATAAAGGAGCTGATGGCAAAGCGAAAGATACTCCAAACATCAATCGTTGAAGAGCTCAACGGTCAACGGGTCCGGATTCCAGGCTATCTCCTACCGCTGGAAATGTTCGAGACCAAGGTCAAAGAATTTCTTCTGGTACCATACGTCGGGGCGTGCATTCATGTACCGCCTCCGCCCCCCAATCAGATTGTTCATGTAAACATAGTCGGAAAAGAAGGTTACAGGCTCAAATCGATGTATGAGCCGGTCTGGGTAAGTGGGGAGATATCGGTAAAATCTGTGGTTAGAGATCTTTATTTGGTTGATGGCTCGGCTGCGATAAACATCGGATACACAATGCAAGCAAACCGAATTGAGCCTTATAAAGAGTAA
- a CDS encoding Fur family transcriptional regulator gives MCHQCDYEDLLSGADLEATPNRLRVLEVVGNNRFPLSASDIYKILERGNMINRVTVYRILDLLVEHDVVERISTGGRAFYYGLAPNDYHKPHPHFYCKDCGQMDCLSPESLVVDTEPLWKTYPGRIDKVEVRIDGICKNCEKRQTK, from the coding sequence ATGTGCCATCAATGCGATTATGAAGATTTGTTGTCAGGAGCAGATTTAGAGGCGACACCCAATCGGCTGCGTGTTCTGGAAGTTGTAGGAAACAACAGATTTCCCCTTTCCGCAAGCGACATCTATAAAATCCTGGAACGGGGCAACATGATTAACCGGGTGACCGTCTACCGCATTCTTGACCTGTTGGTGGAGCACGACGTTGTTGAACGCATCAGCACGGGTGGAAGGGCATTTTATTACGGCCTGGCCCCAAATGATTACCACAAACCGCACCCTCACTTTTATTGTAAAGATTGCGGACAGATGGATTGTTTAAGCCCGGAGAGTCTGGTGGTCGACACCGAACCTTTGTGGAAGACTTACCCCGGCCGAATTGATAAAGTGGAAGTCCGCATAGACGGAATCTGCAAAAATTGCGAAAAACGTCAAACGAAATAG
- a CDS encoding alpha/beta hydrolase: MPVAKIGNLSFYYELIGQGEPLVMIRGVGSNVDHWYDQVPTLSKKFQLLVFDNRGIARSSDPGGPFTIQDMAADTIALMKAAGIKRAHVLGYSMGGMIAQEMALNFPQTIAGLILAATDCGISQRIKAKPEATHLFSEMIRLGTNEAKLAAAHCLFAKQTFETNPQVIQRYADVSQRFPAPQKMLAKQWAAVTQHDACDRLAHIASPTLAITGSEDVLIPPQNAALLAQKIPDAQMVSIDGGGHLFLIEQPRQFNTAVINFLEGLTT; this comes from the coding sequence ATGCCCGTTGCTAAGATCGGAAACCTAAGCTTTTACTATGAGCTTATCGGGCAGGGTGAGCCCCTGGTGATGATCAGAGGCGTGGGCAGCAATGTGGACCACTGGTACGATCAGGTGCCGACTTTGTCCAAAAAATTTCAACTGCTGGTCTTTGATAACCGCGGTATCGCCCGCTCGTCGGATCCCGGCGGCCCCTTTACGATTCAGGATATGGCCGCAGACACCATTGCTTTGATGAAGGCCGCGGGCATCAAAAGAGCCCATGTGTTGGGCTATTCCATGGGAGGTATGATCGCGCAGGAAATGGCCCTGAATTTCCCTCAAACCATCGCAGGGCTCATTCTGGCGGCCACTGACTGTGGCATCTCGCAGCGCATTAAGGCAAAGCCGGAAGCCACCCACCTGTTTAGTGAAATGATCCGTCTGGGCACCAATGAGGCCAAACTAGCGGCAGCCCATTGCCTCTTTGCGAAGCAGACATTTGAAACCAATCCGCAGGTCATTCAGCGCTACGCCGATGTTTCGCAGCGATTTCCCGCTCCGCAGAAAATGCTCGCCAAGCAGTGGGCCGCAGTCACGCAGCATGATGCCTGCGATCGACTGGCGCACATTGCTTCACCCACCCTTGCCATCACCGGCTCCGAGGACGTGCTGATTCCACCGCAAAACGCGGCCCTGCTAGCACAAAAAATACCCGATGCCCAAATGGTTTCCATTGATGGCGGCGGCCACCTGTTTTTGATCGAACAGCCACGGCAGTTCAATACAGCGGTTATCAATTTTTTGGAGGGACTAACTACATAG
- a CDS encoding DUF2796 domain-containing protein, whose amino-acid sequence MKKPIFRKHILSVCILVFASMLAATSSNTWAGEQRHHDAHVHGIAHLNAAVEGTSIHLEFTSPAANIVGFEHQPRTPEQKDSVRNAIEKLEDGSKLFIPSSEAQCRLSKSSVKTDIEHHDEHDADAAHKHEHEKDKDHDQEHHKEHEDEHERHSEFHSEYQFACKNPGKLSQMDVMLIQSFPGIEHIEVQLLTEKKQTALELTAQSHRIKF is encoded by the coding sequence ATGAAAAAACCAATCTTTCGAAAACATATCCTGTCAGTATGTATCCTTGTATTCGCAAGCATGCTTGCGGCAACTTCGTCAAATACTTGGGCTGGAGAACAGCGTCATCATGATGCTCATGTGCATGGCATTGCCCATCTGAATGCGGCTGTGGAAGGAACCAGTATTCACCTGGAATTTACCAGCCCGGCCGCGAATATCGTTGGATTTGAACATCAACCGCGAACGCCCGAACAAAAAGATAGCGTCAGAAATGCGATTGAAAAACTGGAAGACGGTTCAAAACTTTTCATACCGTCCTCTGAAGCACAATGCCGGCTTTCTAAATCTTCAGTGAAAACAGATATCGAACACCATGACGAACATGATGCAGATGCCGCGCACAAACACGAGCACGAAAAAGACAAAGACCACGATCAAGAACATCACAAAGAACATGAAGACGAGCACGAACGCCATAGCGAATTCCATTCGGAATACCAGTTTGCTTGCAAGAATCCCGGAAAGCTGTCACAGATGGATGTGATGTTGATTCAATCTTTTCCGGGCATCGAACACATCGAAGTGCAGCTCCTGACCGAGAAGAAACAAACCGCTCTGGAACTGACCGCCCAAAGCCACAGGATTAAATTTTAA
- a CDS encoding metal ABC transporter permease yields EKYARSLVQMMVASSILGAVFTVTGLWFSYRFNLTSGASIIAVSGIFFLISLVVEKIRFAMRK; encoded by the coding sequence CGAAAAATACGCCCGCTCCCTGGTTCAAATGATGGTGGCGTCAAGTATACTTGGGGCCGTGTTTACAGTAACCGGTCTGTGGTTTTCGTACCGGTTTAATCTCACATCAGGTGCTTCGATTATAGCGGTTTCCGGTATCTTCTTCCTGATTTCCTTAGTGGTGGAGAAGATACGATTTGCTATGCGCAAATAA